In bacterium BMS3Abin08, a single window of DNA contains:
- a CDS encoding tetrahydromethanopterin S-methyltransferase subunit H — MFRLETKQRVFDFNGISIGGQVGENPPLLIASMFHNKDRILQDRKSAKFNRERAVELIRKQEELSKSTGIPAMVAMVANTPEEAQAYIDFYLETTDMPFGIDMWVAEKRAKATEYVAKLGVQDKFLYNSITPWDKDIKGQVGRLRDLGIRHVVVQAFDDQDQTPAGRLKSLEAILAQGADAFDTIIVDTSVMNLPSTSFSILANRLIKEKLGLPCGGAYSNGTHMWKESKEMWGLDGFKAMDAVAQGMSTAIWSDFNFYGPIVTAQRIFPAVATAHILMSTFMYDETGKIPDNDNLPIRKFFPDFIVKLLEGGARKKGTSKK; from the coding sequence ATGTTCAGATTAGAAACCAAACAGAGGGTATTCGATTTCAACGGAATCAGTATAGGGGGACAAGTCGGCGAAAACCCTCCCCTTCTGATTGCTTCAATGTTTCACAACAAGGACAGGATACTTCAAGACAGGAAGTCAGCAAAGTTCAACCGTGAGAGGGCCGTGGAGCTGATCCGTAAACAGGAAGAACTAAGCAAATCTACAGGAATCCCGGCAATGGTTGCAATGGTCGCGAACACACCTGAGGAGGCTCAGGCTTACATAGACTTCTACCTGGAAACTACGGATATGCCCTTTGGTATCGATATGTGGGTGGCTGAGAAGAGAGCAAAGGCAACAGAGTATGTCGCTAAACTCGGGGTCCAGGATAAATTCCTTTACAACAGCATAACCCCTTGGGACAAGGACATCAAGGGCCAGGTCGGGAGGCTGAGGGATCTCGGGATAAGGCATGTTGTTGTTCAGGCCTTTGATGATCAGGATCAGACGCCGGCGGGACGGCTCAAGTCTCTTGAGGCAATCCTGGCCCAGGGGGCGGATGCCTTTGACACTATCATCGTTGATACCTCCGTAATGAACCTGCCCTCCACGTCCTTCTCAATTCTGGCAAACAGGTTGATTAAGGAAAAGCTTGGACTGCCCTGTGGAGGAGCCTATTCCAACGGCACACATATGTGGAAGGAATCAAAAGAGATGTGGGGGCTCGATGGCTTCAAGGCAATGGATGCCGTTGCCCAGGGGATGTCTACCGCTATATGGAGTGACTTCAATTTCTACGGACCTATTGTCACTGCACAGAGGATCTTTCCTGCCGTAGCAACCGCTCATATACTGATGTCCACATTCATGTACGACGAAACAGGGAAAATTCCGGATAACGACAATCTCCCCATCAGAAAATTCTTTCCCGATTTTATCGTCAAACTCCTCGAAGGAGGGGCAAGGAAAAAAGGAACGTCCAAAAAATAA
- the hemE_3 gene encoding uroporphyrinogen decarboxylase: MAVTTMNSRERILKLFNGEKVDRVPCFSGMGNVTAEGLKTLGYNFAASHLDAKMMAEAAATTYKLYGFECGVVPFDLCIEAEALGCEINVYAHSEDILYPTIKEKVIHNEEEMEITIPPDLVTRGRVPLMKETIKLLKNEIGNDVPVGSYVLGPFTLAGQIMELNDLLKLSFKKPDKVGKLLDVLADAIVLIAKEFESAGSDYVTVREMGATSDVLSPRGFKNLILPYLKKIFSEVKGNTVLHICGKTNDIVPFMVESGAKAISVDQKNDLVETRKKIGSNALVFGNYDPYNVLVTGDEEIIRTTMRKCIDDGASAVWPGCDIWPTVPPENMKIMMDEIINYGG; encoded by the coding sequence ATGGCAGTCACAACAATGAATTCCAGGGAACGGATCCTTAAACTCTTCAATGGTGAGAAGGTTGACAGGGTCCCTTGCTTCAGCGGTATGGGAAATGTAACCGCTGAGGGGCTGAAAACCCTCGGGTACAACTTCGCCGCCTCCCACCTTGACGCCAAGATGATGGCTGAGGCGGCTGCAACCACCTACAAGCTCTACGGGTTCGAATGTGGTGTTGTACCTTTTGATCTCTGTATCGAAGCCGAGGCCCTTGGGTGTGAGATAAATGTATATGCACATTCCGAGGACATACTCTACCCTACAATAAAGGAAAAGGTAATCCATAACGAAGAGGAGATGGAGATCACTATTCCCCCCGACCTCGTCACACGCGGAAGGGTTCCCCTGATGAAGGAGACCATCAAATTACTGAAAAACGAGATCGGCAATGACGTGCCTGTCGGCAGCTACGTGCTCGGGCCATTCACCCTTGCAGGACAGATCATGGAACTCAACGACCTGCTAAAACTCTCCTTCAAGAAACCCGACAAGGTCGGAAAACTGCTCGATGTCCTGGCCGATGCCATTGTCCTTATTGCAAAGGAATTCGAAAGTGCCGGGAGTGATTATGTTACGGTGAGGGAGATGGGGGCAACGTCCGATGTGTTAAGCCCCCGGGGGTTCAAGAACCTCATCCTTCCCTATCTCAAAAAGATCTTCTCTGAAGTTAAAGGCAATACGGTCCTTCACATCTGCGGGAAGACAAACGACATCGTACCTTTCATGGTTGAATCCGGTGCAAAGGCAATCAGTGTGGACCAGAAAAACGACCTTGTGGAAACCCGCAAAAAAATCGGGAGCAACGCACTCGTATTCGGCAATTACGACCCTTACAATGTCCTTGTAACCGGAGATGAGGAGATTATCCGGACGACAATGAGAAAATGTATAGACGATGGCGCCAGTGCTGTCTGGCCGGGCTGTGATATATGGCCGACGGTTCCACCGGAAAACATGAAAATAATGATGGACGAAATAATCAATTACGGAGGTTAA
- the metH_4 gene encoding methionine synthase, translating to MVSEEKKQELLEKLKNGVVQYDEDGVKEAAQEVLDVGMDVNEAIFDGLVSGMEEVGRLFEAQEYFVPELLMCADALYAGLDILKPHVGKMDLGMKGSVVIGTVEGDVHDIGKNIVKMMFDVAGFEVYDLGRDVPLDKFVEEQLKTDSDLVCLSAMMTTTMVGMQKIIDTLREKNPNVKIMIGGAPVSREIADKWGADGYAADASNALQEAISMVASLKKMRIEAEANKVES from the coding sequence ATGGTATCAGAAGAAAAAAAACAGGAACTACTCGAAAAACTCAAAAACGGAGTTGTCCAGTACGATGAGGACGGCGTCAAGGAGGCTGCACAGGAGGTGCTCGATGTCGGGATGGATGTAAATGAGGCCATCTTTGACGGTCTCGTCTCCGGAATGGAAGAGGTTGGCAGGCTCTTTGAGGCACAGGAATATTTTGTCCCCGAGCTGCTGATGTGCGCCGATGCACTTTACGCCGGACTTGATATTCTCAAACCACACGTTGGGAAGATGGATCTCGGAATGAAGGGATCGGTTGTAATAGGGACGGTCGAGGGTGATGTCCACGATATCGGGAAAAACATCGTTAAGATGATGTTTGACGTTGCAGGTTTTGAGGTTTATGACCTGGGCAGGGACGTCCCTCTCGATAAGTTTGTAGAGGAACAGTTAAAGACGGATTCCGATCTCGTGTGTCTCTCGGCCATGATGACCACTACCATGGTCGGCATGCAGAAGATAATCGACACCCTGAGAGAGAAGAACCCCAATGTAAAAATCATGATTGGTGGAGCCCCTGTTTCCAGGGAAATTGCCGACAAGTGGGGGGCTGACGGGTATGCAGCTGATGCAAGCAATGCCCTCCAGGAAGCCATCAGCATGGTCGCATCTCTGAAGAAAATGAGGATAGAGGCAGAGGCAAACAAAGTTGAATCCTGA
- the queG gene encoding epoxyqueuosine reductase produces MNPDSLKDLLLSSGATLTGIGDVTEALSGDIRHLTRGIAIAVRKDLNRDTVEFLLGLQGLIEAWLRKRNYRFLSIPPDSDRRNGKFISRLYEFFSHKTAATCAGLGWIGKNGLIINSRYGPKLSWATVLTDTPFMTDRPITRSLCGNCNLCVRHCPSSALTGTSWSIGEPFSEIVIYSRCSSLKKKRTVFNNKPNCGLCINICPYARKVYKNNKRERIYLKESRSCQ; encoded by the coding sequence TTGAATCCTGATTCATTAAAGGACCTGCTGTTGAGTTCCGGCGCCACCCTGACGGGTATAGGTGACGTGACCGAGGCCCTTTCCGGCGATATCCGGCACCTCACGAGAGGCATTGCGATAGCGGTCAGAAAGGACCTGAATCGGGACACCGTGGAGTTTCTACTCGGCCTCCAGGGATTAATTGAAGCCTGGTTGAGGAAGAGGAACTACAGGTTTCTTTCCATTCCGCCCGACTCCGACAGGAGAAATGGAAAGTTTATCTCAAGGTTATATGAGTTTTTCAGTCATAAGACAGCCGCTACATGTGCCGGTCTTGGATGGATCGGGAAAAACGGGCTGATAATCAACAGCAGGTACGGACCGAAGCTCTCCTGGGCCACGGTGCTTACAGACACACCATTTATGACCGACAGGCCGATTACAAGGTCTCTCTGCGGCAATTGCAACCTCTGTGTCAGACACTGTCCTTCCAGTGCCCTGACCGGTACTTCATGGTCGATCGGGGAGCCCTTTAGTGAGATTGTTATTTACAGCAGGTGCAGTTCCCTGAAGAAAAAACGGACGGTCTTTAATAACAAGCCGAACTGTGGACTCTGTATTAACATATGTCCTTACGCAAGAAAGGTTTACAAGAACAACAAAAGGGAAAGAATATACCTGAAGGAATCACGATCCTGTCAGTAA
- a CDS encoding Na(+)-translocating NADH-quinone reductase subunit F translates to MNKFKVIFQPSGRRGEIEEGKTLLEAAQALGVDIEAVCGAKKICGKCKVRIEDGYFEKDNIDSSMDHLSPFTDDESEHLKPEDGTGMRLACAAEIHGDVKVFVPERSRAGKQIVRKAAKELIIKLDPAVKKYNVNLPAPQLHDMTEGDMERVLKFMKDEYGLPGLVFDYEPLKNLQDTLRKGEWKSTVTVWMDKEIIKIEPGFVEPSYGLAVDVGTTTVVGYLCDLNTGRVVSTESMMNPQVPYGEDVMSRITYAMTNPDGLEKMQNAIIEGLNEIIDRTSSDLRTNGKNGGNVIVDLTIVFNTAMHHIFLGFNPVYIGRSPFIPAVQRSLNIKARDLGLRINPASYVHVLPIEAGFVGADNVGVLIAEEPYNQDETVLIIDIGTNGELLLGNRERVCSTSCATGPAFEGAQIKFGMRAAPGAIEKIKIDPETKECLYKVIGKADWHTQLQEVNAKGICGSGIIDAVAEMFKAGIIDKSGRFNIDLDTIRVRLGSDGKPEYVLAWAEETSIGSDITITQADVRALQLAKGALYAGVKLMMQKMGIKRLDRVILAGAFGSFIDKESALAIGMFPDCDAEKVYAVGNAAGDGARMALLNRDKRIEADERARWVEFVEIAVEPAFEKEFMMAMHFPHMKDKFPNLKTLLEKKNLPVTIKG, encoded by the coding sequence ATGAATAAATTCAAAGTGATCTTTCAGCCCTCGGGCAGAAGAGGCGAGATTGAAGAAGGCAAGACCCTTCTTGAAGCAGCACAGGCCCTCGGGGTTGATATCGAGGCTGTCTGCGGTGCAAAAAAGATCTGTGGTAAGTGCAAGGTCAGGATAGAAGACGGGTACTTTGAAAAGGACAACATCGATTCGAGCATGGACCATCTCTCTCCCTTTACGGACGATGAGAGTGAACATCTGAAACCCGAGGACGGCACGGGGATGAGGCTTGCATGTGCTGCTGAAATTCATGGTGATGTAAAGGTATTCGTTCCGGAGCGGTCAAGGGCCGGGAAACAGATTGTAAGAAAGGCTGCCAAGGAACTCATTATTAAACTCGACCCCGCAGTGAAGAAATACAATGTCAATCTGCCTGCCCCGCAACTGCATGATATGACTGAAGGCGACATGGAGAGGGTACTGAAGTTCATGAAAGATGAATATGGACTCCCAGGTCTCGTTTTTGACTATGAGCCGCTTAAAAACCTCCAGGACACCTTAAGGAAAGGTGAATGGAAGTCAACTGTTACCGTCTGGATGGACAAAGAGATCATCAAGATTGAACCCGGTTTTGTCGAGCCCTCCTATGGTCTTGCCGTAGATGTCGGAACAACGACCGTGGTCGGATATCTCTGCGACCTGAACACGGGGAGGGTTGTAAGTACGGAATCCATGATGAACCCACAGGTCCCGTACGGTGAGGACGTCATGTCAAGAATAACCTATGCTATGACAAACCCGGATGGCCTCGAAAAGATGCAGAATGCAATAATTGAAGGACTGAATGAGATAATAGACCGTACATCCTCAGATCTCAGGACGAACGGTAAAAACGGAGGCAATGTAATAGTTGACCTGACCATCGTCTTCAATACCGCTATGCATCACATCTTCCTCGGGTTCAACCCGGTATACATAGGCCGGTCACCCTTTATACCTGCTGTACAGCGTTCGCTTAATATAAAGGCCCGTGACCTCGGGCTCAGGATCAACCCCGCTTCCTACGTACATGTCCTTCCTATAGAGGCAGGTTTTGTCGGGGCTGATAATGTGGGAGTCCTTATTGCCGAAGAACCCTACAATCAGGATGAAACGGTTCTTATAATCGATATCGGGACCAACGGCGAGCTTCTGCTCGGGAATCGAGAGAGGGTCTGCTCCACATCCTGTGCTACGGGACCGGCCTTTGAGGGTGCCCAGATAAAGTTCGGTATGCGTGCCGCACCCGGCGCTATCGAGAAGATAAAGATCGATCCTGAAACAAAGGAATGTTTATACAAGGTGATCGGCAAGGCCGACTGGCATACCCAGCTTCAGGAAGTGAACGCCAAGGGGATATGTGGATCCGGCATAATCGATGCGGTCGCCGAGATGTTCAAGGCCGGCATTATTGATAAATCGGGAAGATTCAACATTGACCTCGATACCATCAGGGTCAGACTCGGGTCGGACGGCAAACCTGAGTATGTCCTTGCCTGGGCCGAAGAGACATCCATCGGAAGCGATATCACCATCACACAGGCAGACGTGAGGGCGCTTCAGCTTGCAAAGGGAGCCCTCTATGCAGGAGTAAAGCTTATGATGCAGAAAATGGGAATCAAGAGGCTTGACAGGGTTATCCTTGCCGGTGCCTTTGGAAGTTTCATAGACAAGGAATCAGCCCTTGCCATCGGGATGTTCCCCGACTGTGATGCAGAGAAGGTCTATGCCGTGGGTAACGCTGCCGGAGACGGTGCAAGGATGGCGCTCCTCAACAGGGACAAACGCATTGAAGCGGACGAGAGGGCAAGATGGGTGGAATTTGTTGAGATTGCGGTAGAACCCGCCTTTGAAAAGGAGTTCATGATGGCCATGCATTTCCCTCATATGAAGGACAAGTTTCCCAACCTCAAGACACTACTTGAGAAGAAGAATCTCCCGGTAACCATAAAGGGATGA
- the glpC gene encoding anaerobic glycerol-3-phosphate dehydrogenase subunit C, which produces MMNRKPFTESLSGKQLFEVKACTECRECLAYCPVQEVTNNPAISPPEKLRIFKKLIDETEGLKSRFFGRKDIDRKVLEGLTRAVFECTTCGVCGEVCPVGINTQRLWPILRKEMVKHGTGPIGQQAEIPGAIMNTGNPYNKPREERYSPWLPDSIEIVENAEIAYYAGCTGAYQARPMVKGDVLVLDAVGTPFTMLDAEEEVCCGFPLFITGQHEQLESLVKRLIPAYKKKGVKTLICSCPCCVNMMAREWPSYYGDTLPFRITHITQYVSHALREGTLKIKRALNERLIYHDPCYLSRGVGVIEEPREVLRHIPGVELLEFDHNRRLSRCCGAGGAAKNIFHENAVAIARLSIDEAVEKGADKLVLGCPACYEKVNEAMQDHVRKVQIVDIMELLSTVI; this is translated from the coding sequence ATGATGAATAGGAAACCATTTACAGAATCACTTTCAGGCAAACAGCTTTTCGAGGTGAAGGCTTGTACCGAGTGCAGGGAATGCCTTGCTTACTGCCCTGTGCAGGAAGTCACTAACAACCCTGCCATTTCCCCGCCGGAGAAGCTCCGCATCTTCAAGAAACTTATTGATGAAACAGAGGGGCTGAAATCCAGGTTCTTCGGCAGAAAAGACATAGACCGAAAGGTCCTTGAAGGCCTCACAAGGGCGGTTTTTGAATGTACGACATGCGGTGTCTGCGGCGAGGTCTGTCCCGTCGGGATAAACACCCAGAGGTTATGGCCGATACTCAGGAAGGAGATGGTCAAACATGGTACAGGTCCTATCGGGCAGCAAGCCGAAATTCCCGGTGCAATCATGAATACCGGCAACCCTTACAACAAGCCGCGGGAGGAAAGATACTCACCGTGGTTGCCGGATAGTATCGAGATAGTCGAGAATGCTGAAATAGCATATTACGCCGGCTGCACAGGCGCCTACCAGGCCCGGCCGATGGTGAAAGGCGACGTGCTGGTTCTGGATGCCGTCGGCACGCCCTTCACAATGCTTGATGCCGAAGAAGAGGTCTGTTGCGGTTTTCCTCTGTTTATAACGGGACAGCATGAACAACTTGAATCACTCGTAAAAAGGCTTATTCCTGCTTATAAAAAAAAGGGTGTTAAAACCCTCATCTGCTCATGCCCATGCTGTGTAAACATGATGGCCCGGGAATGGCCGTCATATTACGGCGATACCCTCCCCTTCAGAATAACCCATATCACCCAGTATGTCTCCCACGCCCTTAGGGAGGGGACCCTTAAGATAAAAAGAGCGCTGAATGAGAGGTTAATCTATCATGACCCCTGCTACTTAAGCAGGGGTGTAGGGGTGATTGAAGAACCAAGGGAGGTCTTGAGGCATATACCGGGCGTGGAGCTTCTTGAGTTTGACCACAACAGGCGTCTCTCCCGGTGTTGCGGTGCAGGTGGTGCCGCAAAAAACATCTTTCACGAAAACGCTGTGGCCATAGCACGTCTAAGCATTGATGAGGCGGTCGAAAAGGGAGCGGATAAACTGGTGCTCGGTTGCCCCGCCTGTTACGAGAAGGTAAATGAGGCAATGCAGGACCATGTAAGAAAGGTTCAGATCGTGGATATTATGGAACTGCTTTCAACGGTGATTTAA